Proteins encoded by one window of Oncorhynchus mykiss isolate Arlee unplaced genomic scaffold, USDA_OmykA_1.1 un_scaffold_188, whole genome shotgun sequence:
- the LOC118947675 gene encoding polycystic kidney disease protein 1-like 3, with the protein MTPPAAPSVTSWWHDTPSSSISHPVVERHPQQLHQSPRGGTTPQQLHQSPRGGTTPPAAPSVTPWWHDTPSSSISHPVVERHPSSSISHPVVERHPQQLHQPPRGGMTPPAAPSVTPWWNDTPSSSISHPVVERHPSSSISHPVVERHPQQLHQSPCGGTTPPAAPSVTPWWNDTPSSSISHPVVERHPSSSISHPVVERHPSSSISHPVVERHPSSSISHPVVERHPQQLHQSPRGGTTPQQLHQSPRGGTTPQQLHQSPRGGTTPPAAPSVTPWWNDTPSSSISHPVVERHPSSSISHPVVERHPGSSISHPVVERHPSSSISHPVVERHPQQLHQSPRGGTTPQQLHQSPRGGTTPQQLHQSPRGGTTLPAAPSVTPWWNDTPSSSISHPVVERHPSSSISHPVVERHPSSSISHPVVERHPQQLHQSPRGGTTPQQLHQSPRGGTTPPAAPSVTPWWNDTPAAPSVTPWWNDTPSSSISHPVVTRHPSSSISHPVVERHPQQLHQSPRGGTTPPAAPSVTPWWNDTPAAPSVTPWWNDTPSSSISHPVTAFLY; encoded by the coding sequence ATGACACCCCCAGCAGCTCCATCAGTCACCTCGTGGTGGCACGACACCCCCAGCAGCTCCATCAGTCACCCCGTGGTGGAACGACACCCCCAGCAGCTCCATCAGTCACCCCGTGGTGGAACGACACCCCAGCAGCTCCATCAGTCACCCCGTGGTGGAACGACACCCCCAGCAGCTCCATCAGTCACCCCGTGGTGGCACGACACCCCCAGCAGCTCCATCAGTCACCCCGTGGTGGAACGACACCCCAGCAGCTCCATCAGTCACCCCGTGGTGGAACGACACCCCCAGCAGCTCCATCAGCCACCCCGTGGTGGCATGACACCCCCAGCAGCTCCATCAGTCACCCCGTGGTGGAACGATACCCCCAGCAGCTCCATCAGTCACCCCGTGGTGGAACGACACCCCAGCAGCTCCATCAGTCACCCCGTGGTGGAACGACACCCCCAGCAGCTCCATCAGTCACCCTGTGGTGGAACGACACCCCCAGCAGCTCCATCAGTCACCCCGTGGTGGAACGACACCCCCAGCAGCTCCATCAGTCACCCCGTGGTGGAACGACACCCCAGCAGCTCCATCAGTCACCCCGTGGTGGAACGACACCCCAGCAGCTCCATCAGTCACCCCGTGGTGGAACGACACCCCAGCAGCTCCATCAGTCACCCCGTGGTGGAACGACACCCCCAGCAGCTCCATCAGTCACCCCGTGGTGGAACGACACCCCAGCAGCTCCATCAGTCACCCCGTGGTGGAACGACACCCCAGCAGCTCCATCAGTCACCCCGTGGTGGAACGACACCCCCAGCAGCTCCATCAGTCACCCCGTGGTGGAACGACACCCCCAGCAGCTCCATCAGTCACCCCGTGGTGGAACGACACCCCAGCAGCTCCATCAGTCACCCCGTGGTGGAACGACACCCCGGCAGCTCCATCAGTCACCCCGTGGTGGAACGACACCCCAGCAGCTCCATCAGTCACCCCGTGGTGGAACGACACCCCCAGCAGCTCCATCAGTCACCCCGTGGTGGAACGACACCCCAGCAGCTCCATCAGTCACCCCGTGGTGGAACGACACCCCAGCAGCTCCATCAGTCACCCCGTGGTGGAACGACACTCCCAGCAGCTCCATCAGTCACCCCGTGGTGGAACGACACCCCCAGCAGCTCCATCAGTCACCCCGTGGTGGAACGACACCCCAGCAGCTCCATCAGTCACCCCGTGGTGGAACGACACCCCAGCAGCTCCATCAGTCACCCCGTGGTGGAACGACACCCCCAGCAGCTCCATCAGTCACCCCGTGGTGGAACGACACCCCAGCAGCTCCATCAGTCACCCCGTGGTGGAACGACACCCCCAGCAGCTCCATCAGTCACCCCGTGGTGGAACGACACCCCAGCAGCTCCATCAGTCACCCCGTGGTGGAACGACACCCCCAGCAGCTCCATCAGTCATCCCGTGGTGACACGACACCCCAGCAGCTCCATCAGTCACCCCGTGGTGGAACGACACCCCCAGCAGCTCCATCAGTCACCCCGTGGTGGAACGACACCCCCAGCAGCTCCATCAGTCACCCCGTGGTGGAACGACACCCCAGCAGCTCCATCAGTCACCCCGTGGTGGAACGATACCCCCAGCAGCTCCATCAGTCACCCCGTGACAGCGTTTCTTTATTAG